A genomic stretch from Bacterioplanes sanyensis includes:
- the leuC gene encoding 3-isopropylmalate dehydratase large subunit has product MAGQTLYDKLWQQHVVKQRDDGTALLYIDRQLLHEVTSPQAFEGLRIAGRQPWRLDANLATPDHNVPTTPVERRSGIDGIQDPVSRIQVKTLDENCDAFGIEEFKMGDVRQGIVHVVGPEQGATLPGMTVVCGDSHTATHGAFAALAHGIGTSEVEHVLATQCLIQRKMKNLLIQVDGELGAGITGKDVVLHVIGIIGTAGGTGYAMEFGGSAIRSMSMEGRMTMCNMAIEAGARVGMVAFDDITADYIQGRPYAPAGDLWQRAVDAWRDLKSDHDAAFDKVVTINAADIRPQVTWGTSPEMVTTIDGTVPHVDDGEDDTQRSAIRRAHEYMGLTGGQKITDIQLDRVFIGSCTNSRIEDLRAAAAVAKGKRVASSVKQALVVPGSGLVKQQAEAEGLDKVFTDAGFEWREPGCSMCLAMNADKLGSGEHCASTSNRNFEGRQGYGGRTHLVSPAMAAAAAIAGHFVDVREF; this is encoded by the coding sequence ATGGCCGGACAAACCCTTTACGACAAATTGTGGCAGCAGCATGTGGTCAAGCAGCGCGATGATGGCACGGCGCTGCTGTATATCGATCGCCAGTTGTTGCATGAAGTGACGTCACCACAGGCGTTCGAAGGGTTGCGTATTGCAGGCCGCCAGCCATGGCGCTTGGATGCCAATTTGGCCACTCCTGATCACAACGTACCGACCACACCGGTTGAGCGTCGCAGTGGCATCGATGGCATTCAAGATCCGGTGTCGCGTATCCAGGTAAAAACCTTGGACGAAAACTGCGACGCCTTTGGTATTGAAGAATTCAAAATGGGCGATGTACGTCAGGGTATCGTGCACGTGGTTGGTCCGGAGCAGGGAGCGACCTTGCCTGGCATGACCGTGGTGTGCGGCGATTCACACACCGCTACGCATGGCGCCTTTGCCGCTCTGGCTCATGGCATTGGCACCTCTGAAGTGGAGCACGTGTTGGCCACTCAGTGCCTTATTCAGCGCAAGATGAAAAATTTGCTGATTCAGGTCGACGGCGAGCTGGGCGCTGGTATCACCGGCAAAGATGTAGTGCTGCATGTGATCGGCATTATTGGCACGGCAGGCGGCACAGGTTACGCCATGGAATTTGGTGGCAGCGCCATTCGCTCTATGAGCATGGAAGGGCGTATGACCATGTGTAACATGGCGATTGAGGCCGGTGCGCGCGTTGGTATGGTGGCGTTTGATGACATCACTGCCGACTATATCCAAGGCCGTCCTTATGCGCCGGCTGGCGATTTGTGGCAGCGTGCTGTGGATGCTTGGCGGGATTTGAAATCCGACCATGATGCAGCTTTTGATAAGGTCGTGACCATTAATGCAGCTGACATTCGACCGCAGGTCACCTGGGGCACGTCGCCTGAAATGGTCACCACCATCGATGGCACCGTACCGCATGTCGACGATGGCGAAGACGATACCCAGCGCAGTGCCATTCGCCGTGCCCACGAATACATGGGCTTAACCGGCGGGCAGAAAATCACCGACATTCAGCTTGATCGTGTGTTTATCGGCTCGTGCACCAATAGCCGTATTGAGGATTTGCGCGCCGCAGCAGCGGTGGCCAAGGGCAAGCGTGTCGCTTCTTCGGTAAAGCAGGCTCTGGTGGTGCCTGGTTCTGGTTTGGTCAAGCAGCAAGCCGAAGCCGAAGGCTTGGATAAAGTATTTACCGATGCTGGTTTTGAATGGCGCGAGCCGGGCTGCTCCATGTGTCTGGCGATGAACGCCGATAAGTTGGGTTCGGGTGAGCACTGTGCGTCCACGTCAAACCGTAATTTCGAAGGGCGCCAGGGCTATGGTGGTCGCACCCATTTGGTCAGTCCAGCGATGGCGGCAGCGGCGGCCATCGCCGGCCATTTCGTTGATGTGCGTGAGTTTTAA
- a CDS encoding LysR family transcriptional regulator yields MDTQSLLAFLAVVEHRSFSLAAEALHLSQSAISKRVQQLEQQLSCQLFDRHNRTISLTESGRVLLPKARQIVELMTDARLALDNLSDEVSGTLSMATSHHIGLHRLPPYLREFSQRYPQAQLQLQFLGSEGAYEAVQKRQVDLALTTLMESPPDNIEQSIRWRDSLVCVCAPNHPLAQINHPSLEQLAQYPAILPEANTITFDLIAAPFRERQLSLINSMPTNYLETIKMMVSVGLGWSVIPRSMVDAQLVELNWPGETLVRNLGIVRLRQRTLSNAAQALLQLLPPPS; encoded by the coding sequence ATGGACACACAATCCCTGCTGGCATTTCTGGCCGTGGTCGAGCATCGCTCGTTTTCATTGGCGGCCGAGGCGTTGCACCTCAGCCAATCGGCAATCAGCAAGCGCGTGCAGCAACTGGAGCAGCAGCTCTCCTGCCAGTTATTTGATCGCCACAATCGCACCATCAGCCTGACAGAAAGTGGTCGAGTCTTGTTGCCCAAGGCGCGCCAAATCGTTGAGCTGATGACAGACGCGCGCCTGGCGCTAGACAACCTGTCAGACGAGGTATCTGGCACCTTGTCCATGGCCACCAGCCACCACATTGGCCTACACCGCCTGCCGCCCTACTTGCGTGAGTTTTCTCAGCGCTACCCGCAAGCGCAATTACAGCTGCAGTTTCTAGGTTCCGAGGGTGCCTACGAAGCCGTACAAAAACGCCAAGTCGATCTGGCACTCACCACTTTGATGGAGTCACCGCCCGACAATATTGAGCAATCCATTCGCTGGCGTGATTCGCTGGTGTGTGTATGCGCTCCGAACCACCCACTGGCTCAGATAAACCACCCCAGCCTGGAGCAACTGGCACAGTATCCCGCGATATTGCCTGAAGCCAACACCATTACGTTTGATCTCATCGCCGCCCCGTTTCGTGAACGCCAGTTGTCGCTGATTAACTCTATGCCGACCAACTACCTAGAAACCATCAAAATGATGGTGTCGGTGGGGCTCGGCTGGAGTGTCATTCCACGCAGCATGGTCGATGCGCAGCTTGTCGAGCTGAACTGGCCAGGCGAAACCCTGGTACGTAACTTAGGCATTGTGCGCCTAAGACAACGCACCTTGAGCAACGCCGCCCAAGCACTGCTGCAGCTGTTGCCGCCGCCATCTTGA
- the uspE gene encoding universal stress protein UspE, whose translation MLDINHILVVLDNEHLKQHALDRALWLASALKADLTLLTATYEAYCDDQSSIDADTRLRIKEALINKSTAWIESFVEDTDVKVRTEVHWQKHLHDAVIESMRDQEYDLVIKGTHEHSLMDRIFTHTDWNLLRHCPAPVLLVKNNKPWQHNRVLASIDATSGDEGHILINDNILSYAEHLADHFDTDLHLANAYPLVSVAFAMVPEVTAPDDVQKYILEQHQEACADWANKFNINDDHVHIDEGDADDVIARFAKSLQADLVVVGTVGREGLAGVLLGNTAELLVDKVDCDVLVIKPDDGVKPDAD comes from the coding sequence ATGCTAGACATTAACCACATCTTGGTCGTACTGGATAACGAGCATTTGAAGCAGCATGCCTTGGACCGGGCACTGTGGCTGGCCAGCGCACTCAAGGCCGATTTGACGCTGCTCACCGCCACTTACGAGGCCTATTGCGACGATCAATCATCGATTGATGCCGACACTCGCCTGCGCATCAAAGAAGCGCTGATTAACAAATCCACTGCTTGGATAGAAAGCTTTGTCGAAGACACAGACGTCAAGGTACGCACCGAAGTGCACTGGCAAAAACACCTGCATGACGCAGTGATTGAGTCGATGCGCGACCAAGAATACGACCTGGTGATCAAGGGCACCCACGAGCACTCGTTGATGGACCGTATTTTTACCCACACCGACTGGAACCTGCTGCGCCACTGCCCAGCGCCAGTACTGCTGGTGAAAAACAACAAACCCTGGCAACACAACCGGGTTTTGGCCTCCATCGATGCCACGTCGGGCGACGAAGGCCATATCTTGATCAACGACAACATCCTGTCCTACGCCGAGCATTTGGCCGATCATTTTGATACCGATTTACACTTGGCCAACGCTTACCCGCTGGTATCCGTCGCCTTTGCCATGGTACCGGAAGTCACTGCGCCCGATGATGTACAAAAGTACATTCTCGAGCAGCATCAGGAGGCCTGCGCCGACTGGGCAAACAAGTTCAATATCAATGACGATCACGTGCACATTGATGAAGGCGATGCCGACGATGTGATTGCGCGTTTCGCCAAGTCGCTGCAGGCGGATCTGGTGGTCGTCGGCACCGTTGGCCGTGAAGGGTTAGCCGGTGTTCTTCTGGGCAATACCGCTGAGCTGTTGGTCGACAAAGTCGATTGCGATGTATTGGTGATCAAGCCCGATGACGGCGTCAAACCCGATGCCGACTAA
- a CDS encoding flavodoxin family protein has product MRQLTVIAHAPSSNLSALARVLQEGAAQADISVSVLSPLEADANAALNADALILLTPENLGYMSGAMKDWFDRIYYPCLDHTQGKPIAAVVRAGHDGTGTQQALKTITTGLRWRWVQPVLLLRGDWQADFIQQAQQLGEAMGYALEQGMI; this is encoded by the coding sequence ATGCGCCAACTCACTGTGATCGCTCATGCACCCTCCTCGAACCTAAGCGCATTGGCGCGGGTTCTGCAGGAGGGTGCGGCTCAGGCTGACATCAGCGTCAGCGTGCTGTCTCCGCTGGAGGCGGACGCAAACGCGGCGCTGAATGCCGATGCGCTGATTTTGCTGACACCAGAGAATCTGGGCTATATGAGCGGCGCCATGAAAGACTGGTTTGATCGCATCTACTACCCATGCTTGGATCACACCCAAGGCAAGCCCATTGCTGCCGTCGTTCGCGCAGGGCACGACGGCACTGGCACTCAACAAGCACTGAAAACCATCACCACGGGACTGCGCTGGCGCTGGGTGCAGCCGGTATTGTTACTGCGCGGTGATTGGCAAGCCGACTTTATCCAGCAAGCGCAGCAGCTGGGCGAAGCCATGGGCTACGCCCTTGAGCAGGGCATGATTTAA
- a CDS encoding propionyl-CoA synthetase → MTYQHEYQASIDTPELFWRQQADAIHWFREPSTILAKDEMGIDRWFVDGELNTAYLALDHHVLNGRAEHTALIYDSPVTQQRVRYTYAQLTEQVALFAGVLKDAGVGRGDRVVIYMPMVPEAAIAMLACARLGSVHSVVFGGFAAHELAIRLDDAKPVVVVSASCGIEVDRLIEYKPIVDEAIELAQHKPNTCIVLQRPQCLCDLVDGRDLDWQQAMIAAQPADCVPVRATDPLYILYTSGTTGKPKGVVRDNGGHAVAMNYSMATVYDMHPGDVFWAASDVGWVVGHSYIVYAPLIRGCTTVLYEGKPVRTPDAGAFWRVCADYQVKGIFAAPTAFRAIRKEDPECRLAAQYDLSALKTVFMAGERLDPPTYDWVKTHIQRPIVDHWWQTETGWAIAGNHMGLEPAEPKAGSVTRPSPGYNVQILDVKGMPVARGEQGSIAIRLPLPPGCLPTIWGNHERFMNGYLNTYPGYYVTGDGGMLDADNYLFVLGRTDDIINVAGHRLSTGEMEEVVAGHEAVAECAVVGCASELKGEEPLGLVLLKDGVHICEDELRQQLIERVRDNIGAVASFKQAVVVSRLPKTRSGKILRKVLRNIANGEDYQTPSTIDDPACLQEIEDVLQRQR, encoded by the coding sequence ATGACTTATCAGCATGAATACCAGGCTTCTATCGATACGCCGGAGCTGTTCTGGCGCCAGCAAGCGGATGCGATTCATTGGTTTCGTGAGCCGAGCACCATTCTGGCCAAGGATGAGATGGGCATTGATCGCTGGTTTGTCGATGGTGAGCTAAACACCGCCTACCTGGCATTGGATCATCACGTACTCAATGGCAGAGCGGAGCACACAGCACTGATTTACGACTCTCCGGTCACCCAGCAAAGGGTGCGTTACACCTACGCACAACTGACAGAACAAGTGGCTTTGTTTGCCGGCGTGTTAAAAGACGCTGGCGTCGGCCGCGGTGATCGAGTGGTGATTTACATGCCCATGGTGCCTGAGGCGGCGATTGCCATGCTGGCCTGTGCGCGCTTAGGCTCCGTGCATTCGGTGGTGTTTGGTGGTTTTGCCGCTCATGAGTTGGCGATTCGGTTGGATGACGCTAAGCCGGTGGTGGTGGTGTCCGCTTCCTGCGGTATCGAGGTCGATCGGTTGATCGAATACAAACCCATCGTGGATGAGGCCATCGAGTTGGCGCAGCACAAACCAAACACCTGCATTGTTCTGCAGCGCCCACAGTGCCTGTGTGACCTTGTCGACGGCCGCGACCTGGATTGGCAACAGGCCATGATCGCAGCCCAGCCTGCAGATTGCGTACCCGTTCGGGCGACTGATCCGCTGTACATCCTGTATACCTCCGGTACTACGGGTAAACCCAAAGGTGTGGTGCGGGACAACGGTGGTCATGCGGTGGCGATGAACTACAGCATGGCGACGGTGTACGACATGCATCCAGGTGATGTGTTTTGGGCGGCATCGGATGTCGGTTGGGTCGTTGGACATTCCTACATTGTCTATGCCCCCCTAATTCGTGGTTGCACCACGGTGTTGTACGAGGGCAAGCCGGTGCGCACCCCGGATGCCGGTGCCTTTTGGCGCGTCTGTGCCGACTACCAGGTCAAGGGCATCTTTGCCGCGCCAACAGCGTTTCGGGCGATTCGAAAAGAAGACCCAGAGTGTCGCTTGGCGGCGCAATACGATCTTTCTGCTTTAAAAACCGTGTTTATGGCCGGTGAGCGTCTCGATCCCCCCACATATGACTGGGTGAAAACCCACATTCAGCGGCCAATTGTCGATCACTGGTGGCAAACTGAAACAGGCTGGGCGATTGCGGGCAATCATATGGGGCTAGAGCCGGCCGAACCTAAAGCGGGGTCGGTGACGCGGCCATCGCCGGGATACAACGTACAGATCTTGGATGTCAAGGGCATGCCCGTTGCCAGGGGTGAGCAGGGCAGTATCGCCATTCGTTTGCCGCTGCCGCCAGGATGTTTGCCGACAATTTGGGGCAATCACGAGCGCTTTATGAACGGCTATCTGAATACCTACCCTGGTTACTATGTCACCGGCGATGGCGGCATGCTGGACGCCGACAATTATTTGTTCGTATTAGGGCGCACGGACGACATCATTAACGTGGCTGGGCATCGTTTGTCGACCGGTGAAATGGAGGAAGTCGTCGCTGGGCATGAGGCGGTTGCTGAATGCGCGGTCGTTGGGTGTGCCAGTGAACTGAAAGGCGAAGAGCCACTCGGACTGGTGCTGTTGAAGGATGGTGTGCACATCTGTGAAGACGAGCTGCGCCAGCAGTTGATTGAACGTGTGCGCGACAACATTGGTGCTGTCGCTAGTTTCAAACAGGCAGTGGTGGTGTCGCGCTTGCCAAAAACGCGCTCGGGCAAAATCTTACGTAAGGTGCTGCGTAATATCGCCAATGGCGAGGACTATCAGACACCGTCCACCATTGATGATCCGGCCTGCTTACAGGAAATCGAAGACGTGCTGCAGCGCCAGCGTTAA
- a CDS encoding fructosamine kinase family protein, translating into MASQTAHATISPDISHPELLSIIEHAVEQQWLFPAALHIEGASHHRSGQQSFYKVQTHAGAYFIKRHRADNLPVYQAEAKALSLIKSTDTLATCAPLACAQVDDCSYLILEFLPMVMGGDWLSAGQQLAQLHSNTEQQYGFDGTTYCGGTAQDNRWQTSWAEFFTQQRLAPLFTQLAEQGIHFSEQQRALERSMNLLQHHQPTPALLHGDLWSGNIGFNPDKELGFAVVFDPSSYYGDHETDLAMTELFGRFPQRFYDGYAAVMPIASDYDQRRPLYQLYHTLNHSLLFGGAYIEHSRELITLI; encoded by the coding sequence ATGGCCAGCCAAACCGCACACGCCACCATTTCACCGGATATCAGCCACCCTGAACTGCTGAGCATTATTGAGCATGCCGTAGAGCAACAATGGCTGTTCCCGGCCGCTCTGCATATCGAGGGGGCCAGCCACCACCGCTCAGGTCAACAGAGCTTTTACAAGGTACAGACCCACGCCGGTGCGTACTTTATAAAACGCCACCGCGCTGACAACCTGCCGGTGTATCAGGCCGAAGCAAAGGCGTTGTCGTTGATCAAAAGCACCGACACATTGGCCACCTGCGCGCCGTTGGCTTGCGCTCAAGTAGATGATTGCAGTTATTTGATTCTCGAGTTCCTGCCGATGGTGATGGGCGGTGACTGGTTATCGGCCGGACAGCAATTAGCACAGCTGCACAGCAATACCGAGCAGCAGTACGGCTTTGACGGCACGACCTACTGCGGCGGCACCGCTCAGGACAATCGCTGGCAGACGAGCTGGGCTGAGTTTTTTACCCAACAACGCCTAGCGCCCTTGTTTACCCAGCTGGCTGAGCAAGGCATTCATTTCAGTGAGCAGCAGCGGGCGCTGGAGCGATCCATGAACTTACTGCAACACCACCAACCAACCCCAGCCTTGCTGCATGGTGACTTGTGGTCAGGCAACATAGGGTTCAATCCGGATAAAGAGCTGGGTTTTGCCGTGGTATTCGATCCGTCCAGCTACTATGGCGATCACGAAACCGACCTTGCCATGACCGAGCTGTTTGGTCGCTTCCCGCAGCGTTTTTATGACGGCTATGCCGCGGTGATGCCGATTGCCAGCGATTACGATCAGCGCCGACCGCTGTACCAGCTGTACCACACCCTCAACCACAGCCTGTTGTTCGGCGGCGCCTACATCGAGCACAGCCGTGAACTGATCACCCTGATTTAA
- the pdxH gene encoding pyridoxamine 5'-phosphate oxidase, giving the protein MVDLWDVRREYTQGRLDESTAAEDPMTQFHAWFEDYRATDPIEPNIMTVATVDADGRPWQRVLLLKSYDQNGLVFFTNYDSYKGQHLASNNQVCLHFFWLEKERQVQIQGRVSKLSREDSGRYFHSRPRQSQLGAWASQQSRPIADRATLESAYADVSERFDGQDVPLPEYWGGFQVTPERMEFWQGGAHRLHDRLEYSRSDVVWSKQRLNP; this is encoded by the coding sequence ATGGTTGATTTATGGGATGTGCGACGGGAATACACCCAAGGGCGTTTGGATGAAAGCACCGCGGCGGAAGATCCAATGACACAATTCCACGCTTGGTTTGAAGATTACCGCGCCACCGATCCCATTGAGCCAAACATCATGACCGTGGCGACGGTGGATGCAGATGGCCGACCTTGGCAGCGTGTTCTATTGCTGAAGTCCTACGATCAAAACGGATTGGTGTTTTTTACCAATTACGACAGCTACAAAGGTCAGCATTTAGCCAGTAATAATCAGGTGTGTTTGCACTTTTTCTGGTTGGAAAAGGAGCGCCAAGTACAAATCCAGGGGCGTGTGAGTAAGTTATCGCGCGAAGATTCCGGCCGTTACTTTCACTCGCGCCCGCGCCAAAGCCAGTTGGGTGCTTGGGCATCCCAGCAGAGCCGACCGATTGCTGATCGTGCCACGTTGGAGTCCGCTTATGCCGATGTTTCTGAGCGCTTCGACGGTCAGGATGTTCCACTGCCAGAATACTGGGGTGGCTTTCAAGTCACGCCAGAGCGTATGGAGTTCTGGCAGGGCGGTGCGCACCGGTTGCACGATCGATTGGAATACTCTCGCAGTGATGTCGTATGGAGCAAGCAGCGCTTAAACCCTTGA